The proteins below come from a single Oxyura jamaicensis isolate SHBP4307 breed ruddy duck chromosome 1, BPBGC_Ojam_1.0, whole genome shotgun sequence genomic window:
- the POLDIP3 gene encoding polymerase delta-interacting protein 3 isoform X3 — protein MVVRRRGGGHRKGYDVTSGARWLRLLAGPRDKMADLSLDELIRKRGVTGKGRLNTRPVFGGVRSRIGIQQNLLSRSSPAVNFQRTFDARQKIGLTDARHKLGVKDAREKLVQKDARFKIKGKVQDAREMLNSRKQQSVAAEKVTKVVDAREKISLKRNTPAAISPAMGTVNPAVKITKTIQQKAPVPGHSHPAGMRINVVNNHTHKQGLYDMEDDDESVSPLPSKQMKITTTNSFLHNALAFSPLEGTKMTVNNLHPRVTEEDIVELFCVCGALKRARLVHPGVAEVVFVKKEDAITAYKKYNNRCLDGQPMKCNLHMNGNVITSDQPILLRLSDTPSVKKEGEPRRTSASTASNPPAEVDPDTILKALFKSSGVSSSVQPTEFKIKL, from the exons aTGGTCGTGCGGAGGCGCGGGGGGGGGCACCGGAAGGGGTATGATGTCACGTCCGGGGCTCGCTGGCTGCGTCTCCTCGCTGGGCCCCGCGACAAGATGGCGGACCTGTCGCTGGACGAGCTCATACGGAAGCGCGGCGTGACGGGGAAGGGCAG gcttaaCACAAGGCCGGTGTTCGGAGGTGTAAGATCTCGCATTGGGATCCAGCAAAATCTTCTGAGTAGATCGTCACCAGCCGTCAACTTCCAGCGGACGTTTGATGCCCGACAGAAGATCGGCCTCACTGATGCCCGGCACAAATTGGGGGTTAAAGATGCTCGGGAAAAACTGGTTCAAAAGGACGCTCGGttcaaaataaaagggaaggtGCAGGATGCTCGAGAGATGTTGAATTCCCGTAAGCAGCAAAGTGTTGCTGCTGAAAAGGTGACCAAAGTCGTGGATGCCAGAGAGAAGATCAGTTTAAAAAGGAACACTCCAGCTGCTATCAGCCCAGCTATGGGGACAGTAAATCCAGCTGTGAAAATCACCAAAACTATCCAA cagaaagctCCGGTTCCTGGACACTCTCATCCGGCAGGAATGAGGATCAACGTGGTGAACAACCACACACATAAGCAG GGTCTGTATGACATGGAAGATGATGATGAAAGTGTCTCTCCCCTTCCTagcaaacagatgaaaatcaCCACCACAAACAGTTTCCTGCACAATGCG CTGGCGTTCAGTCCCTTGGAAGGCACAAAGATGACTGTAAACAATCTGCATCCTCGCGTCACTGAGGAAGACATTGTT GAGTTATTCTGCGTGTGTGGCGCTCTGAAGCGAGCCCGACTGGTGCACCCTGGAGTGGCTGAAGTAGTCTTTGTGAAGAAAGAAGATGCAATCACAGCATATAAGAAATACAACAACAGATGCTTAGATG gTCAACCAATGAAATGCAACCTTCATATGAATGGGAATGTCATCACCTCAGACCAGCCTATATTGCT GCGGTTGAGTGATACTCcttcagtgaagaaggaaggggaacCACGCCGAACAAGTGCAAGCACTGCGTCAAATCCCCCAGCTGAGGTGGACCCTGACACCATCTTGAAGGCACTCTTCAAATCCTCAGGGGTCTCTTCCTCTGTGCAGCCCACAGAATTCAAAATCAAACTCTGA
- the POLDIP3 gene encoding polymerase delta-interacting protein 3 isoform X1, translated as MVVRRRGGGHRKGYDVTSGARWLRLLAGPRDKMADLSLDELIRKRGVTGKGRLNTRPVFGGVRSRIGIQQNLLSRSSPAVNFQRTFDARQKIGLTDARHKLGVKDAREKLVQKDARFKIKGKVQDAREMLNSRKQQSVAAEKVTKVVDAREKISLKRNTPAAISPAMGTVNPAVKITKTIQQKAPVPGHSHPAGMRINVVNNHTHKQGLYDMEDDDESVSPLPSKQMKITTTNSFLHNATGLSGNKFSLSKTVPLTKVVQNDTYTAPPAPPSPMRTKALTNMSRTLVTKEEPPKEPAPVELAFSPLEGTKMTVNNLHPRVTEEDIVELFCVCGALKRARLVHPGVAEVVFVKKEDAITAYKKYNNRCLDGQPMKCNLHMNGNVITSDQPILLRLSDTPSVKKEGEPRRTSASTASNPPAEVDPDTILKALFKSSGVSSSVQPTEFKIKL; from the exons aTGGTCGTGCGGAGGCGCGGGGGGGGGCACCGGAAGGGGTATGATGTCACGTCCGGGGCTCGCTGGCTGCGTCTCCTCGCTGGGCCCCGCGACAAGATGGCGGACCTGTCGCTGGACGAGCTCATACGGAAGCGCGGCGTGACGGGGAAGGGCAG gcttaaCACAAGGCCGGTGTTCGGAGGTGTAAGATCTCGCATTGGGATCCAGCAAAATCTTCTGAGTAGATCGTCACCAGCCGTCAACTTCCAGCGGACGTTTGATGCCCGACAGAAGATCGGCCTCACTGATGCCCGGCACAAATTGGGGGTTAAAGATGCTCGGGAAAAACTGGTTCAAAAGGACGCTCGGttcaaaataaaagggaaggtGCAGGATGCTCGAGAGATGTTGAATTCCCGTAAGCAGCAAAGTGTTGCTGCTGAAAAGGTGACCAAAGTCGTGGATGCCAGAGAGAAGATCAGTTTAAAAAGGAACACTCCAGCTGCTATCAGCCCAGCTATGGGGACAGTAAATCCAGCTGTGAAAATCACCAAAACTATCCAA cagaaagctCCGGTTCCTGGACACTCTCATCCGGCAGGAATGAGGATCAACGTGGTGAACAACCACACACATAAGCAG GGTCTGTATGACATGGAAGATGATGATGAAAGTGTCTCTCCCCTTCCTagcaaacagatgaaaatcaCCACCACAAACAGTTTCCTGCACAATGCG ACTGGGCTGAGTGGCAATAAGTTCTCTCTGTCCAAGACTGTTCCCCTGACTAAAGTGGTCCAGAATGATACGTACACGGCTCCACCTGCACCTCCTTCCCCAATGCGGACAAAGGCCTTGACAAACATGTCCCGGACCTTGGTGACAAAGGAGGAGCCTCCAAAAGAGCCAGCGCCTGTTGAG CTGGCGTTCAGTCCCTTGGAAGGCACAAAGATGACTGTAAACAATCTGCATCCTCGCGTCACTGAGGAAGACATTGTT GAGTTATTCTGCGTGTGTGGCGCTCTGAAGCGAGCCCGACTGGTGCACCCTGGAGTGGCTGAAGTAGTCTTTGTGAAGAAAGAAGATGCAATCACAGCATATAAGAAATACAACAACAGATGCTTAGATG gTCAACCAATGAAATGCAACCTTCATATGAATGGGAATGTCATCACCTCAGACCAGCCTATATTGCT GCGGTTGAGTGATACTCcttcagtgaagaaggaaggggaacCACGCCGAACAAGTGCAAGCACTGCGTCAAATCCCCCAGCTGAGGTGGACCCTGACACCATCTTGAAGGCACTCTTCAAATCCTCAGGGGTCTCTTCCTCTGTGCAGCCCACAGAATTCAAAATCAAACTCTGA
- the POLDIP3 gene encoding polymerase delta-interacting protein 3 isoform X2 codes for MVVRRRGGGHRKGYDVTSGARWLRLLAGPRDKMADLSLDELIRKRGVTGKGRLNTRPVFGGVRSRIGIQQNLLSRSSPAVNFQRTFDARQKIGLTDARHKLGVKDAREKLVQKDARFKIKGKVQDAREMLNSRKQQSVAAEKVTKVVDAREKISLKRNTPAAISPAMGTVNPAVKITKTIQKAPVPGHSHPAGMRINVVNNHTHKQGLYDMEDDDESVSPLPSKQMKITTTNSFLHNATGLSGNKFSLSKTVPLTKVVQNDTYTAPPAPPSPMRTKALTNMSRTLVTKEEPPKEPAPVELAFSPLEGTKMTVNNLHPRVTEEDIVELFCVCGALKRARLVHPGVAEVVFVKKEDAITAYKKYNNRCLDGQPMKCNLHMNGNVITSDQPILLRLSDTPSVKKEGEPRRTSASTASNPPAEVDPDTILKALFKSSGVSSSVQPTEFKIKL; via the exons aTGGTCGTGCGGAGGCGCGGGGGGGGGCACCGGAAGGGGTATGATGTCACGTCCGGGGCTCGCTGGCTGCGTCTCCTCGCTGGGCCCCGCGACAAGATGGCGGACCTGTCGCTGGACGAGCTCATACGGAAGCGCGGCGTGACGGGGAAGGGCAG gcttaaCACAAGGCCGGTGTTCGGAGGTGTAAGATCTCGCATTGGGATCCAGCAAAATCTTCTGAGTAGATCGTCACCAGCCGTCAACTTCCAGCGGACGTTTGATGCCCGACAGAAGATCGGCCTCACTGATGCCCGGCACAAATTGGGGGTTAAAGATGCTCGGGAAAAACTGGTTCAAAAGGACGCTCGGttcaaaataaaagggaaggtGCAGGATGCTCGAGAGATGTTGAATTCCCGTAAGCAGCAAAGTGTTGCTGCTGAAAAGGTGACCAAAGTCGTGGATGCCAGAGAGAAGATCAGTTTAAAAAGGAACACTCCAGCTGCTATCAGCCCAGCTATGGGGACAGTAAATCCAGCTGTGAAAATCACCAAAACTATCCAA aaagctCCGGTTCCTGGACACTCTCATCCGGCAGGAATGAGGATCAACGTGGTGAACAACCACACACATAAGCAG GGTCTGTATGACATGGAAGATGATGATGAAAGTGTCTCTCCCCTTCCTagcaaacagatgaaaatcaCCACCACAAACAGTTTCCTGCACAATGCG ACTGGGCTGAGTGGCAATAAGTTCTCTCTGTCCAAGACTGTTCCCCTGACTAAAGTGGTCCAGAATGATACGTACACGGCTCCACCTGCACCTCCTTCCCCAATGCGGACAAAGGCCTTGACAAACATGTCCCGGACCTTGGTGACAAAGGAGGAGCCTCCAAAAGAGCCAGCGCCTGTTGAG CTGGCGTTCAGTCCCTTGGAAGGCACAAAGATGACTGTAAACAATCTGCATCCTCGCGTCACTGAGGAAGACATTGTT GAGTTATTCTGCGTGTGTGGCGCTCTGAAGCGAGCCCGACTGGTGCACCCTGGAGTGGCTGAAGTAGTCTTTGTGAAGAAAGAAGATGCAATCACAGCATATAAGAAATACAACAACAGATGCTTAGATG gTCAACCAATGAAATGCAACCTTCATATGAATGGGAATGTCATCACCTCAGACCAGCCTATATTGCT GCGGTTGAGTGATACTCcttcagtgaagaaggaaggggaacCACGCCGAACAAGTGCAAGCACTGCGTCAAATCCCCCAGCTGAGGTGGACCCTGACACCATCTTGAAGGCACTCTTCAAATCCTCAGGGGTCTCTTCCTCTGTGCAGCCCACAGAATTCAAAATCAAACTCTGA
- the RRP7A gene encoding ribosomal RNA-processing protein 7 homolog A, with protein MAAAKQREAGAAPPGYTALAVKFGERQRSPHCLLVKEHRVREGPGGAHPPARTLFVLNVPPYCGPESLSRLFASCGPVQYVDVRDKPAPGEKTEKVRSKFFSRRTATGFQVAYVVFKKPASIQAVKALAQEGPLLISTDSHPVKTGVSKWIARYADSVVDQEELKTEVDTFMQDYDKKIAQEEAKAAQEEGVPDEEGWVKVTRKGRKPGLPRTEAANLRVLEREKRKRARKELLNFYAWQHRETKREHIAQLRKKFEEDKQRIALMRAQRKFRPY; from the exons ATGGCGGCCGCCAAGCAGCGTGAGGCGGGAGCGGCGCCGCCGGGCTACACGG CCCTGGCCGTGAAGTTCGGGGAGCGGCAGCGCTCGCCACACTGCCTGCTGGTGAAGGAGCACCGCGTGCGGGAAGGGCCCGGCGGCGCGCACCCGCCCGCCCGCACCCTCTTCGTCCTCAACGTGCCCCCGTACTGCGGCCCG GAGTCTCTGTCCAGGTTGTTCGCCAGCTGCGGGCCGGTGCAGTACGTGGACGTCAGGGACAAGCCGGCGCCGGGGGAGAAGACGGAAAAAGTCAGGTCCAAGTTCTTCAGCCGCAGGACTGCGACG ggatTTCAAGTAGCATACGTGGTGTTCAAGAAACCAGCTAGCATCCAAGCAGTCAAGGCCCTGGCACAGGAAGGTCCCTTGCTGATATCAACAGACAGTCACCCTGTGAAAACTGGCGTTAGCA AGTGGATCGCCAGATACGCGGACTCAGTAGTGGATCAGGAAGAACTGAAGACTGAGGTGGACACCTTCATGCAAGACTATGACAAAAAGATAGCACAG GAAGAAGCCAAAGCGGCCCAGGAGGAGGGCGTGCCCGATGAGGAGGGCTGGGTGAAGGTAACACGGAAGGGCCGGAAGCCTGGCCTGCCCCGGACAGAGGCCGCCAACCTGCGGGTGCTGGAGAGGGAGAAGCGGAAAAGGGCCCGCAAAGAGCTGCTCAATTTCTACGCCTGGCAGCATCGCGAGACCAAGAGAGAGC ATATTGCCCAGCTGAGGAAGAAATTTGAAGAGGACAAGCAAAGAATCGCACTGATGCGAGCCCAGCGCAAGTTTAGGCCATACTGA